One stretch of Roseimicrobium sp. ORNL1 DNA includes these proteins:
- a CDS encoding PLP-dependent aminotransferase family protein: MHSTASHEAGPLYRALADRLEGMIGAQSLRPGDRMPSVRQFARQQRVSVPTAMHAYATLETRGLVEARPKSGFFVRASKADLVRAPKIIGSSPKVTDFSSLDPLDSIIAAHDNPELVPLGMALPDPELLPGEKLARSMSSIARSLGARSTNYDMPPGSECLRRELARRSLDWGCALQPEEFIITNGCTEALSLALRAVCSPGDTVVVESPTYFGLTCILRELQLKALPIPVDSQNGLDLDALEVCLRKNKVAACALIPNFHNPVGYVMPEDRKRRLLEIVGKRDIPVIEDDIYGELNHSGDRPRCLKAFDRDGLVLLCSSFSKNLAPGYRVGYVSAGRWHAKVMRLKIAYSLANATLPSLVISEYLRNGGYDRYLRTLRQTYRQQVERMREAVVHSFPEGIGLSRPQGNFVLWCELPPQVDSLVLFKQALRAGISIAPGPLFSPDGGFRNFLRLNCGYPMTPTVERAVTVLGQLAKQLARS; this comes from the coding sequence ATGCACTCCACGGCATCTCATGAAGCAGGCCCGCTCTACCGCGCTTTGGCTGATCGGCTTGAGGGCATGATCGGGGCCCAATCCCTGCGTCCCGGCGACCGCATGCCCTCGGTCCGCCAGTTTGCGCGACAGCAACGTGTAAGCGTTCCCACGGCCATGCACGCGTACGCCACTCTGGAGACACGCGGCCTCGTGGAGGCACGGCCAAAGTCAGGCTTCTTCGTGCGCGCGAGCAAAGCAGATCTGGTACGTGCGCCCAAGATCATCGGCAGCTCTCCCAAGGTCACGGATTTCTCCAGCCTCGATCCGCTGGATTCCATCATCGCCGCGCATGATAACCCCGAGCTCGTACCCCTGGGCATGGCGTTGCCGGATCCAGAGCTGCTCCCCGGCGAGAAACTCGCCCGCAGCATGAGTTCCATCGCACGAAGCCTGGGCGCTCGCAGCACCAACTACGACATGCCTCCGGGCAGCGAATGCCTGCGGCGTGAACTTGCGCGACGATCACTCGACTGGGGCTGTGCCTTGCAGCCAGAAGAGTTCATCATCACCAATGGATGCACCGAGGCACTCTCACTTGCCCTGCGTGCCGTGTGTTCTCCTGGCGACACCGTGGTAGTGGAGTCTCCCACCTATTTTGGTCTCACGTGCATCCTTCGCGAATTGCAGCTCAAAGCCCTGCCTATTCCCGTTGATAGCCAGAATGGACTGGACCTTGATGCGCTTGAGGTGTGCCTTCGCAAAAACAAGGTCGCTGCGTGCGCATTGATTCCCAACTTCCACAATCCCGTGGGCTATGTGATGCCTGAGGATCGCAAGCGTCGCCTACTGGAGATCGTTGGCAAGCGGGACATTCCTGTCATCGAGGACGACATCTACGGCGAGCTCAATCATAGCGGTGATCGCCCGCGCTGCCTCAAGGCCTTCGATCGCGATGGCCTCGTGCTGCTCTGCAGTTCCTTCTCCAAGAATCTCGCCCCCGGCTATCGCGTCGGCTACGTCTCCGCAGGCCGCTGGCATGCCAAGGTGATGCGCCTGAAGATTGCCTACTCCCTGGCGAATGCCACGCTGCCCTCGCTGGTCATCTCCGAGTATCTGCGCAATGGAGGCTATGACCGCTATCTGCGCACCCTTCGGCAGACCTACCGCCAGCAGGTGGAGCGCATGCGCGAAGCCGTGGTGCACAGCTTCCCCGAGGGCATTGGTCTCTCGCGTCCCCAAGGGAACTTCGTGCTGTGGTGCGAGCTCCCTCCGCAGGTGGATTCGCTGGTACTCTTCAAGCAGGCCTTGCGCGCTGGCATCAGCATTGCCCCGGGCCCGCTTTTCTCACCGGATGGTGGCTTTCGAAATTTCCTCCGCCTCAACTGCGGCTACCCCATGACACCCACCGTGGAGCGCGCCGTGACCGTGCTGGGTCAACTCGCGAAGCAGTTGGCAAGAAGTTAG
- a CDS encoding DUF2917 domain-containing protein, which translates to MNTSSLSAQPHRLSTRTTVEGVFHRIGQALEKLWSLSGRVSVPATTCSTEMAHLPRGMVLTLDQSDGVTGLELIQGTVWITGTPARGDVVLGPGEVYEFGNRWPYVVEALSDSEFIASGSRSKKSPVISGAI; encoded by the coding sequence ATGAACACATCCAGCCTATCTGCGCAACCCCACCGCCTGAGCACCCGGACCACGGTTGAAGGAGTGTTTCACCGCATCGGGCAGGCGTTGGAAAAGCTATGGTCTCTGTCGGGTCGTGTGAGCGTGCCTGCCACGACCTGCTCTACCGAGATGGCGCACCTGCCCCGTGGCATGGTGCTCACGCTGGACCAGAGTGATGGAGTGACTGGTTTGGAGCTTATCCAGGGTACGGTGTGGATCACTGGCACTCCGGCTCGTGGCGATGTCGTGTTAGGCCCGGGTGAGGTGTACGAATTTGGAAATCGCTGGCCTTACGTTGTGGAGGCACTGAGCGACTCCGAATTCATCGCCAGCGGGTCCAGGAGCAAGAAGAGTCCCGTCATATCAGGCGCAATATAG